The region TCACGCTGAGGAATTCACCTCTGCGTTTTGATCGTTTGGCGTCGAACACGATCACGTCCTCGGCAATCCGGCAACCCCATTGTTGCATTTCCGGATTCTCTAGATTATCCGGATCCTACGCTGAGGAATATAAATGCATATTGCAGGAAGGCAACCATTCCGAATCAAAAATTCAAATATGTGTTTTTGGACCACAACCCATAAGCAGGTTTCCCCCATCTTGACAGCATTTACGCCGTCCTCTACGATGCCCGCTTTCCGGAATTAGATGGCCCGAATGGGCTGATTCAGGGTGCCGCCATGGCTAGAGTCTGTGAAATCTGCTCCAAGGGGACCGTCTTCGGTCACAGCATCTCTCACGCTCACAACGTGACGAACCGCACCTGGCTGCCGAATCTTCAGCGGGTTCGGATCCGCCTGCCCAAGGGTGGGACCAAGCGGATCAAGGTCTGCACGCGCTGCCTGCGGAACGGAAAAGTCGTCAAAGCGGTCAGTTAGCTCGCCTCGTCGCCGACCCGGACCGCGCCAATCCGCGCCACCGCATCCATCTCGACACGGGCCCCTTTCGGGAGGCGGCAGACGTCGACACACGCCCGTGCCGGC is a window of Acidobacteriota bacterium DNA encoding:
- the rpmB gene encoding 50S ribosomal protein L28, with the translated sequence MARVCEICSKGTVFGHSISHAHNVTNRTWLPNLQRVRIRLPKGGTKRIKVCTRCLRNGKVVKAVS